A window from gamma proteobacterium SS-5 encodes these proteins:
- a CDS encoding cation:proton antiporter has product MELHSFVISAVLLLSAASLAVALFKQLGLGSVLGLLVAGVIVGPHSPGPVAIANVEAVRHFTELGVVLLLFLIGLEMKPHRLWALRREVFGLGSLQILLTGLVIAVYAQQYYPAWPVALLIGVTLALSSTAFVMQILQERGDITSRHGSSAFAVLLMQDLAIVPLLAMVPLLSDHSAPDSLPLGQQLALVLGMLLVVWIFGRYLVRMALERLARSNNREGFSLVVFLAVFLAAAAMHEAGLSMALGAFLMGMLLSESRFSYQIQALVEPYKGLLMSLFFVAVGMSIDLEAVANAPGRFAEHVLALIAIKLVVMFLLGLAFGLGRAVATRVAFMLAQSGEFGFVLFGSALALGVISDELFVVAVAAISVSMLLTPLLIRIGDGLAMRIDRKYVANQDKAEPYSFSEGDAQDQRRVIIAGYGRVGHTVATILEDSAVAYVCFDTNPNHVAAGKADSRPVYYGDIGDFELLSALHLQHSSLVVLTIDHSPTALRAVSHIRSINPSIPIIARARDLQTSTALLDAGATKAYPETLESSLRLSAEALQMIGISSGSVETLVQDVRASDYKQVLKGENEPH; this is encoded by the coding sequence GTGGAACTGCATAGCTTCGTCATCTCTGCTGTCTTGCTGCTGAGCGCCGCCTCCCTGGCGGTGGCCCTGTTCAAGCAGCTTGGGCTGGGCTCGGTGCTTGGCCTGCTGGTGGCCGGGGTGATTGTCGGCCCCCACTCGCCTGGCCCGGTGGCCATCGCCAATGTGGAGGCGGTGCGCCACTTCACCGAGTTGGGGGTGGTGCTGCTGCTGTTTCTCATCGGTCTGGAGATGAAACCGCACCGGCTCTGGGCCCTGCGCCGGGAGGTGTTCGGCCTGGGTTCGCTGCAGATCCTGCTCACCGGTCTGGTGATCGCCGTCTATGCCCAGCAGTACTACCCCGCATGGCCCGTGGCCCTGCTCATTGGGGTCACCCTGGCGCTGTCCTCCACCGCCTTTGTCATGCAGATATTGCAGGAGCGTGGCGATATCACCAGCCGCCACGGCAGCAGCGCCTTTGCCGTGTTGCTGATGCAGGACCTGGCGATTGTGCCCCTGCTGGCCATGGTCCCGCTGCTGTCCGACCACAGCGCGCCGGACAGCCTGCCCCTGGGGCAGCAGCTGGCGCTGGTGCTGGGCATGTTGCTGGTGGTCTGGATATTCGGTCGCTATCTGGTGCGCATGGCCCTGGAGCGATTGGCGCGCAGCAACAATCGCGAGGGCTTCAGCCTGGTGGTGTTCCTGGCGGTGTTCCTGGCCGCCGCCGCCATGCACGAGGCCGGTCTGTCCATGGCCCTGGGTGCCTTTCTGATGGGCATGTTGCTCTCGGAAAGCCGCTTCAGTTATCAGATCCAGGCCCTGGTGGAGCCCTACAAGGGCCTGCTGATGAGCCTGTTCTTTGTCGCCGTGGGCATGTCTATCGACCTTGAGGCGGTGGCGAATGCCCCCGGCCGCTTCGCCGAACATGTGCTGGCGCTGATCGCCATCAAGCTGGTGGTGATGTTTCTGCTCGGGCTGGCCTTCGGCCTGGGCCGGGCGGTGGCCACGCGGGTGGCCTTCATGCTGGCGCAAAGCGGCGAGTTTGGCTTTGTCCTGTTTGGCAGCGCCCTGGCCCTGGGGGTGATCTCCGATGAACTCTTCGTGGTGGCGGTGGCGGCCATCTCCGTAAGCATGCTGCTTACCCCCCTGCTGATCCGCATCGGTGATGGCCTGGCCATGCGCATCGATCGGAAATATGTCGCCAACCAAGACAAGGCAGAGCCCTACAGCTTCTCCGAGGGCGATGCGCAGGACCAGCGGCGGGTAATCATCGCCGGTTATGGCCGGGTCGGCCACACCGTGGCCACCATCCTGGAGGACAGCGCCGTGGCCTATGTCTGCTTCGATACCAACCCCAACCACGTCGCCGCCGGCAAGGCCGATAGCCGACCGGTGTACTACGGCGATATCGGCGATTTCGAGCTGCTCTCGGCCCTGCATCTGCAGCACAGCAGCCTGGTGGTGCTGACCATAGACCACAGTCCCACGGCGCTGCGCGCTGTGTCCCACATCCGCAGCATCAACCCGAGCATCCCCATCATCGCCCGAGCCCGCGACCTGCAAACCAGCACCGCCCTGCTCGACGCCGGGGCCACCAAGGCCTACCCGGAGACCCTGGAAAGCAGCCTGCGCCTGAGCGCCGAGGCCCTGCAGATGATCGGCATCTCCAGCGGCTCGGTGGAGACCCTGGTACAGGACGTGCGCGCCAGCGATTACAAGCAGGTGCTCAAGGGTGAAAACGAGCCCCATTGA
- a CDS encoding HlyC/CorC family transporter, translating into MTLLFFYLFLALFVSFLCSILESVLLSSTSSYIQTLVKESNTRGSLLAKELKTHIDRPISAILILNTFAHTMGAAGVGAQTQILFGDEWQTLMAIILTLLILYFTEIIPKTIGATYWKRLLIPAIYTIHYLIKLTYPLILVSIQVTRLLSKGKPRPNHSRNEILAMVEMSEREGSILSQEGALIENLLRLKEHKARDIMTPRSVMFALSQDVTVAEALVQDGTYIHSRIPVYKETQDSIIGLVFNQRILQKSIEDQQHRRMEEIAVPVFHVSENLPVNTLLDLFVKRREHQFIVHDSYGQTVGLVTMEDAIETLLGVEIIDEMDQVVDMQSLARERSRIFQERIRRDLHNAREAKAAQTEQDAAPADDLATTAKPNHHSAS; encoded by the coding sequence ATGACGCTTTTATTCTTTTACTTGTTCCTCGCCCTGTTTGTTTCCTTTCTGTGCTCCATTCTGGAATCTGTACTCCTGTCTTCCACCAGCAGTTATATACAGACACTGGTAAAGGAGAGCAATACACGGGGCTCCTTGCTGGCCAAGGAACTCAAGACCCATATCGATCGGCCTATCTCCGCCATACTGATTCTCAACACCTTCGCCCACACCATGGGAGCGGCCGGCGTGGGCGCCCAGACGCAAATCCTGTTCGGTGATGAGTGGCAGACCCTGATGGCCATCATTCTGACCCTGCTGATCCTCTATTTCACCGAAATCATCCCCAAGACCATAGGCGCGACCTACTGGAAGAGGTTGCTGATCCCGGCAATCTATACCATTCACTATCTGATCAAGCTCACCTATCCGCTGATACTGGTCTCGATCCAGGTCACCCGACTGCTGTCAAAGGGCAAGCCCCGGCCCAATCACTCACGCAATGAGATCCTCGCCATGGTGGAGATGAGCGAGCGCGAGGGCTCCATCCTCAGTCAGGAAGGGGCCTTGATCGAAAACCTGCTCCGCCTGAAGGAGCACAAGGCCAGGGACATCATGACCCCGCGTAGCGTCATGTTTGCCCTGAGCCAGGATGTCACCGTGGCCGAGGCCCTGGTGCAGGATGGAACCTACATCCACTCCCGCATCCCGGTGTACAAGGAGACCCAGGACAGCATCATCGGCCTGGTATTCAACCAACGCATCCTTCAAAAAAGCATAGAAGATCAGCAGCACAGACGCATGGAAGAGATCGCTGTACCCGTCTTTCATGTATCGGAAAACCTACCGGTGAACACCTTGCTCGATCTCTTCGTCAAGCGCCGCGAGCACCAATTCATTGTGCACGACAGCTACGGTCAAACGGTAGGCCTGGTGACTATGGAAGACGCCATCGAAACCCTTTTGGGCGTGGAGATCATCGATGAGATGGATCAGGTAGTGGACATGCAATCCCTGGCCAGGGAGCGCAGCCGTATCTTTCAAGAGCGCATTCGGCGTGATTTGCACAACGCCCGCGAGGCCAAGGCCGCCCAGACCGAGCAGGACGCCGCCCCGGCAGACGACCTGGCGACCACAGCCAAGCCGAACCATCACAGCGCAAGCTGA
- a CDS encoding DUF350 domain-containing protein, protein MRALNVEFFSDIKLAQVVSTLFYSLLGLVLFLFSYWVLEKLTKFSIRDEIVEDHNTSLGVIIAGYFIGIAIILAAVIG, encoded by the coding sequence ATGAGGGCACTTAACGTGGAATTCTTTTCCGATATCAAACTGGCGCAGGTGGTTTCCACCCTGTTTTATTCCCTGCTGGGGCTGGTGCTGTTTCTGTTCAGCTACTGGGTGCTGGAGAAGCTGACCAAGTTCTCTATCCGCGATGAGATCGTTGAAGATCACAATACCAGCCTGGGGGTGATCATCGCCGGCTATTTCATCGGTATCGCCATTATCCTCGCCGCCGTGATCGGGTGA
- a CDS encoding polyamine aminopropyltransferase — MTDARLRLQHLTLLFATFVVAICGLVYELLIGTLSSYLMGDSVFEFSLVIGLFMTAMGLGSWLSRHAQLELARWFVAIQFGIGLLGGLAPLILFFAFAQLDNYRSFLLLIVIALGTLTGMEIPLVIRLLEHMRELRVNLSNVLSLDYVGALVASLLFPLVLAPQLGLLRTGLLFGLLNLWVALLAAWVFRDQLARWGRWLMALLLAMALLLALFVLAERLTQSMETRLYDDEIVYAETSPYQRLLLTRDGARIRFFLNGALQFDSLDEYRYHESLVHPALALAEGRERLLILGGGDGLALREVLRWGDIGQVDLVDLDPAVTGLFRRNPLLRQLNGDSLSDPRVQVRNADAWKFLEQADTLYDVILIDLPDPRSLGLSRLYSESFYKLAAKRLARGGVLVTQATSPLYARQAFWSIVASLEQGAGLEALPYHAYVPSFGEWGFVLASAKRLDRNNPLHGAGLPPGLRFLRQDLLGPMTRFPPDMARLEVETNRLSSHVLSRYYEEGWANWFR; from the coding sequence GTGACCGACGCCCGCCTGCGTCTGCAGCACCTGACCCTGCTGTTCGCCACCTTCGTGGTGGCGATCTGTGGTCTGGTCTATGAGCTGCTGATCGGCACCCTGTCGAGCTATCTGATGGGGGACTCGGTGTTCGAGTTCTCCCTGGTCATCGGCCTGTTCATGACCGCCATGGGGCTGGGCTCCTGGCTGTCGCGCCATGCCCAGCTGGAACTGGCGCGCTGGTTTGTCGCCATCCAGTTCGGCATCGGCCTGCTCGGCGGGCTGGCACCGCTGATCCTGTTCTTCGCCTTTGCCCAGCTGGACAACTACCGCTCCTTCCTGCTGCTAATCGTGATTGCCCTTGGCACCCTCACCGGGATGGAGATCCCCCTGGTGATCCGCCTGCTGGAGCACATGCGCGAGCTGCGCGTGAACCTCTCCAATGTGCTCAGCCTGGACTATGTCGGTGCCCTGGTGGCCTCGCTGCTGTTTCCCCTGGTGCTGGCACCCCAGCTGGGTCTGCTGCGCACCGGCCTGCTGTTTGGCCTGCTCAACCTGTGGGTGGCGCTGCTGGCGGCCTGGGTGTTTCGCGATCAGCTGGCCCGCTGGGGGCGCTGGCTTATGGCCCTGCTGCTGGCCATGGCCCTGCTGCTGGCGCTGTTCGTGCTGGCCGAGCGGCTGACCCAGAGCATGGAGACGCGGCTGTACGACGACGAGATCGTCTATGCCGAGACCTCGCCCTACCAGCGTCTACTGCTGACCCGGGATGGGGCGCGCATCCGCTTCTTTCTCAACGGGGCCTTGCAGTTTGACTCCCTGGATGAGTACCGCTACCACGAATCCCTGGTGCATCCGGCCCTGGCCCTGGCCGAGGGGCGCGAGCGCCTGCTGATCCTCGGTGGCGGTGATGGCCTGGCCCTGCGCGAGGTGCTGCGTTGGGGCGACATCGGCCAGGTCGATCTGGTGGATTTGGACCCGGCGGTGACCGGCCTGTTCCGCCGCAACCCCCTGCTGCGCCAGCTCAATGGCGACAGCCTGAGCGACCCCCGTGTGCAGGTACGCAATGCCGATGCCTGGAAGTTCCTGGAACAGGCCGATACCCTGTATGACGTCATCCTGATCGATCTGCCCGACCCGCGCAGCCTCGGCCTCAGCCGCCTCTACAGCGAGAGCTTCTACAAGCTCGCCGCCAAGCGCCTGGCCCGGGGCGGGGTGCTGGTGACCCAGGCCACCTCGCCACTCTATGCCCGCCAGGCCTTCTGGAGCATAGTCGCCAGCCTGGAGCAGGGTGCCGGGCTGGAGGCGCTGCCCTACCACGCCTATGTGCCCTCCTTTGGCGAATGGGGCTTTGTTCTGGCCAGCGCCAAGCGCCTGGATCGGAACAACCCGCTGCACGGGGCCGGTCTGCCGCCGGGGCTTAGGTTTCTGCGCCAGGACCTGCTGGGCCCCATGACCCGCTTCCCGCCCGACATGGCCCGACTTGAGGTGGAGACCAATCGCCTGAGCAGCCACGTTCTCAGCCGTTACTACGAGGAGGGCTGGGCCAATTGGTTTCGTTGA